A stretch of Arthrobacter sunyaminii DNA encodes these proteins:
- a CDS encoding GNAT family N-acetyltransferase gives MSLSTPTLDTARLVLRPFVDTDADSLFALQSNAEVLRYWDSPPWSSPSQATHFLDGCRKMAEEGTGARLAITRQTDGLFLGWCTFNSWNPAFRSASLGYCLAKEAWGSGYAAESGRAVLQWAFDTLDLNRVQGETDTRNIASARVLEKLGFLREGELREDCIVDGEVSDSWIYGLLRRDWTG, from the coding sequence GGTCCTGCGGCCTTTCGTTGATACGGACGCGGACAGCCTCTTCGCACTGCAGAGTAACGCAGAAGTCCTGCGCTACTGGGACAGTCCGCCGTGGTCCAGTCCTTCACAGGCCACACACTTTCTGGATGGTTGCCGGAAGATGGCGGAGGAAGGCACCGGAGCGCGGCTGGCGATTACCAGGCAGACAGACGGGCTCTTCCTGGGCTGGTGCACCTTCAACAGCTGGAACCCCGCCTTCCGGAGTGCTTCCCTCGGCTATTGCCTGGCGAAAGAGGCCTGGGGGAGCGGCTACGCCGCTGAATCAGGACGCGCCGTGCTGCAGTGGGCCTTCGATACCCTGGACCTGAACCGGGTCCAGGGCGAAACGGACACACGCAACATCGCCTCCGCCCGGGTCCTGGAGAAGCTCGGCTTCCTGCGCGAGGGCGAACTGCGCGAGGACTGCATCGTCGACGGCGAGGTCTCCGATTCCTGGATATACGGTCTTCTGCGCCGCGATTGGACCGGCTGA
- a CDS encoding dihydrofolate reductase family protein, translated as MGLLTFSINVTLDGCIDHQEGIVDDETHTHYTRLLNDSGAMLWGRTTYEMMESYWPPVARGEAAAPAAVRDWARTLEAKPKYVVSSTRSDFPWNNSHRIEGDLRTAVQDLKDRTPEGVLLGSGRLAAGLDRLDLIDEYRFLVHPMITGHGPTLYEGLLDSTRRLELISAEPMSNGAVSMHYRRAD; from the coding sequence ATGGGCCTCCTGACTTTCAGCATCAACGTCACCCTGGACGGTTGTATCGACCACCAGGAGGGCATCGTCGACGACGAGACGCACACCCATTACACCCGGCTCCTGAACGATTCCGGCGCCATGCTCTGGGGGCGCACCACGTACGAAATGATGGAGAGCTACTGGCCGCCGGTCGCCCGCGGGGAGGCCGCAGCGCCGGCAGCGGTGCGCGACTGGGCCCGCACGCTGGAGGCCAAACCGAAGTACGTCGTGTCCTCAACCCGCAGCGACTTCCCATGGAACAACAGCCACCGGATCGAAGGTGACCTTCGCACCGCAGTGCAGGACCTCAAGGACCGGACCCCGGAGGGGGTGCTCCTCGGCAGCGGCAGGCTTGCGGCGGGACTTGACCGGCTGGACCTGATTGATGAATACAGGTTCCTGGTGCACCCCATGATCACCGGCCACGGTCCCACGCTCTACGAGGGACTTCTCGACAGCACACGCCGCCTCGAGCTGATCTCGGCGGAACCGATGAGCAACGGTGCAGTTTCCATGCATTACCGGCGGGCTGACTGA
- a CDS encoding LacI family DNA-binding transcriptional regulator yields the protein MSETRARRPGRAVTTLADVAAAAGVSTATVSRVMNRVPTVNADLALRVEAIARQMGYQFNAAARTLATGRTGAVALIISEADLSQPYSFTSAPLHGVLSAVARHDLQIVMLLSGSAQQESYLLEYLRRTGVDGAMVILEDEISHLPELLRDAGVPVVYLGRPLGDAKAQSYVDVDNVGGARLATEALIEAGRSRIAILAGNDRLTAARDRLEGWRSTMAEHGLEAHRMARGAFSPAGGSETMTRLLAAYPDIDGVFVCSDYMGSGALQVLAAAGRRVPHDISVVSYDDSVLAEVANPPLTSVSQPLERMGEEMVDALAALMASSGTSVVQRVLPSSLTRRDSL from the coding sequence ATGAGCGAGACTCGAGCGCGGCGCCCCGGGCGTGCCGTCACCACCCTTGCCGATGTGGCGGCCGCTGCAGGGGTATCCACCGCGACAGTGTCCCGCGTGATGAACCGCGTGCCTACAGTCAATGCGGATCTGGCGCTTCGGGTGGAGGCCATCGCCCGGCAGATGGGCTACCAGTTCAATGCTGCTGCCCGCACGCTGGCCACCGGACGCACCGGGGCCGTTGCCCTGATTATCTCTGAGGCCGATCTCTCCCAGCCGTACTCGTTTACCTCGGCGCCGCTGCACGGTGTGCTGTCCGCAGTTGCCCGGCATGACCTGCAGATCGTGATGCTTCTTTCCGGAAGCGCACAGCAGGAGTCATACCTCCTCGAGTATCTGCGTCGAACCGGTGTGGACGGAGCGATGGTCATCCTGGAAGACGAGATTTCACACCTTCCTGAGCTTCTCCGCGATGCCGGTGTGCCCGTTGTTTATCTGGGCAGGCCGCTGGGAGATGCAAAAGCCCAGTCTTATGTCGACGTTGACAACGTGGGCGGCGCCCGGCTGGCCACCGAGGCTCTCATCGAAGCAGGCCGGTCCCGAATTGCCATCTTGGCTGGCAACGATCGGCTGACGGCGGCGAGAGACCGGCTCGAGGGGTGGCGGTCAACTATGGCCGAGCACGGCCTCGAGGCCCATCGAATGGCCCGGGGGGCGTTCTCGCCGGCCGGAGGGTCGGAGACCATGACACGGCTTCTTGCCGCCTACCCCGACATTGATGGTGTCTTCGTTTGCTCGGATTACATGGGCTCCGGAGCGCTGCAGGTTCTGGCCGCGGCCGGACGCCGGGTACCCCACGATATTTCAGTGGTGAGCTACGACGATTCCGTCCTGGCTGAGGTGGCGAATCCGCCGCTAACCTCGGTGAGCCAGCCGTTGGAACGAATGGGTGAAGAGATGGTTGATGCGCTCGCCGCCCTCATGGCCAGCTCCGGCACCTCCGTTGTGCAGCGCGTCCTGCCGAGCAGCCTCACCCGCCGGGATTCACTCTAA
- a CDS encoding ABC transporter substrate-binding protein, protein MFTSRKRLAGVAALAATALLVTSCQSGGGAGEESASGGGDAILTMPGASSTQFTENFNPFSTTALLGVQSTVYETLFFVNRAAEGDPVPVLGTEYSYNDEGNVLTINTREGVSWSDGEPFTANDVVFTLNLIANTPALNTGGFDGVAEAVSDTELTITYPKPDVLNSIGALSSIYIVPEHIWSEVEDPATFINQDAVGTGPFVVSDFSPQSYLLEKNEEYWEAGKPELDGVRYVSLSGNQAGVDSILNGDVDWMSMFIPEVDTLLGPEEDVEYVNTVQNQLSLVTCSNVELGCTGPQTDPAVRQAIYAAMDRDQLNSLAFSNLNGDVSPTYALLPRDEKWISPSIEEPVASNKGDAAKAEKLLTDAGFAKGADGIYAKDGERLSFSVKTVTGWTDWIAGIETMAQQLLPVGIELKAEQMSWNEWTEATNTGNFQMLVNNLWPGAGSEPYYLYKAFFDSESTAPVGESANPNWARYSNPDVDAALDVLNGTTDESLKMEQYAIIQEAIAEDMPYIPIQSYGSLSTFRTDVVTGWPSDDDLYALPMVWQAPDYGQVLKNLTLK, encoded by the coding sequence ATGTTCACTTCACGAAAGAGACTCGCCGGCGTCGCGGCGCTGGCAGCCACGGCCCTGCTGGTCACCAGCTGCCAGTCGGGCGGGGGTGCAGGCGAGGAAAGCGCTTCCGGGGGCGGTGACGCCATTCTGACAATGCCCGGCGCTTCGTCCACTCAGTTCACCGAGAACTTCAACCCGTTCTCCACCACTGCCCTGCTGGGCGTGCAGTCGACCGTCTATGAAACCCTGTTCTTCGTTAACCGGGCCGCCGAGGGGGACCCCGTCCCGGTCCTGGGCACCGAGTACTCGTACAACGACGAGGGCAACGTTCTCACCATCAACACCCGTGAGGGGGTTTCGTGGAGCGACGGTGAACCGTTCACCGCCAACGACGTGGTCTTCACTCTGAACCTGATCGCCAACACGCCCGCGCTGAACACCGGCGGGTTCGACGGCGTGGCCGAGGCCGTGAGCGACACCGAGCTCACCATCACCTACCCCAAGCCCGATGTGCTCAACTCAATTGGTGCCCTGAGCTCCATCTACATTGTTCCCGAACACATCTGGTCCGAGGTGGAGGATCCGGCCACGTTCATCAACCAGGATGCCGTGGGCACGGGGCCGTTTGTCGTGTCCGACTTCTCCCCGCAGAGCTATTTGCTGGAAAAGAATGAAGAGTACTGGGAAGCGGGCAAGCCTGAGCTGGACGGCGTGCGGTACGTGTCCCTGTCCGGCAACCAGGCCGGCGTCGATTCAATCCTCAATGGCGACGTTGACTGGATGAGCATGTTCATCCCCGAGGTGGATACTCTCCTGGGTCCGGAGGAGGACGTGGAATACGTCAATACCGTCCAGAACCAGCTGTCCCTAGTGACGTGCTCGAATGTTGAGCTCGGCTGCACCGGTCCGCAGACGGATCCGGCTGTCCGCCAGGCGATCTACGCGGCCATGGACCGCGACCAGCTCAACTCCCTGGCCTTCTCCAACCTCAACGGCGACGTCAGCCCCACGTACGCGCTGCTTCCCCGGGATGAGAAGTGGATTTCCCCGTCGATCGAGGAGCCGGTTGCCTCCAACAAGGGTGACGCCGCCAAGGCCGAGAAACTGCTGACCGACGCTGGCTTTGCCAAGGGCGCCGACGGCATCTACGCGAAGGATGGCGAGCGCCTGAGCTTCTCGGTCAAGACCGTTACCGGCTGGACGGACTGGATTGCCGGAATCGAGACGATGGCCCAGCAGCTGCTGCCGGTCGGAATTGAGCTGAAGGCAGAGCAGATGTCCTGGAACGAGTGGACCGAAGCCACCAACACCGGAAACTTCCAGATGCTGGTCAACAACCTGTGGCCCGGTGCCGGCTCCGAACCCTACTACCTGTACAAGGCCTTCTTCGACAGCGAATCGACGGCGCCGGTGGGCGAGTCGGCAAACCCGAACTGGGCCCGCTACTCAAACCCGGATGTGGACGCAGCGCTGGACGTGCTCAACGGCACCACCGACGAGTCCCTGAAGATGGAGCAGTACGCCATCATCCAGGAAGCCATTGCCGAGGACATGCCGTACATTCCCATCCAGTCCTACGGCAGCCTGAGCACATTCCGCACGGACGTCGTCACAGGCTGGCCCAGCGACGACGATCTCTACGCGCTTCCCATGGTGTGGCAGGCACCTGACTACGGTCAGGTCCTCAAGAACCTCACCCTTAAGTAA
- a CDS encoding NUDIX hydrolase, with amino-acid sequence MTGHLHRRSVRKAVGYVVHRERLLVFTHNHVPIEAAGVQVPAGTIEPGEAPEEAVVREVLEETGMRTRVVRALGVDRYDVWPAKPEIHERHFFQLELLDDTPPRERWIAGEEHPSDGGAAHTWTCWWAPLENAHVLCAGFGARLGELVLDVSHPR; translated from the coding sequence ATGACCGGCCATCTGCACCGGCGTTCCGTGCGGAAGGCCGTCGGCTATGTTGTCCACCGGGAGCGGCTGCTGGTGTTCACTCACAATCACGTGCCGATCGAGGCCGCCGGCGTGCAGGTCCCCGCCGGAACTATCGAGCCGGGTGAGGCACCCGAGGAAGCTGTGGTTCGCGAGGTACTCGAAGAGACCGGGATGCGAACGCGCGTCGTCCGTGCGCTCGGAGTGGACCGCTATGACGTGTGGCCCGCGAAACCGGAGATTCATGAACGGCACTTCTTCCAGCTCGAGCTTCTGGATGACACGCCGCCGCGTGAGCGCTGGATTGCTGGGGAAGAGCACCCGTCAGACGGCGGTGCAGCTCACACTTGGACGTGCTGGTGGGCGCCCCTGGAGAACGCCCATGTTCTCTGTGCGGGTTTCGGTGCCAGGCTGGGGGAGCTTGTTCTTGACGTGTCACATCCGCGGTGA
- a CDS encoding TetR/AcrR family transcriptional regulator, which yields MRADAAQRREAIITHARHLFAERGGDVALEAVAAASGVGIATLYRNFPSRGDLVHAVVQDIVEQIIHAVDQTRSTLNTDPAAAWKDLLSSLTAMELGALTDGLALQAGAVQDLEATPLAQVQQPAVDALNDVLAELKRRGAVREALSALDVIVAVATITRPQVAPIRGAAPGVPDQLAEAYLLWSRGQQA from the coding sequence ATGAGAGCTGACGCTGCGCAGCGAAGAGAAGCGATCATCACCCATGCGAGGCACCTGTTTGCCGAGCGGGGCGGCGATGTTGCACTAGAGGCTGTAGCCGCTGCAAGCGGGGTGGGGATTGCCACCCTGTACCGCAACTTCCCCTCCCGCGGGGACCTTGTCCACGCCGTGGTCCAGGACATTGTGGAACAGATCATCCACGCCGTGGATCAGACCCGGAGCACGCTGAACACTGATCCGGCCGCGGCATGGAAGGACCTGCTGTCCAGCCTCACGGCAATGGAACTCGGTGCGCTAACGGACGGGCTCGCGCTGCAGGCTGGGGCCGTCCAGGATTTGGAAGCCACACCTCTGGCGCAGGTTCAGCAGCCGGCAGTAGATGCCCTCAACGATGTGCTTGCAGAGCTCAAGCGGCGCGGTGCAGTGAGGGAGGCCCTCTCTGCCCTGGACGTGATAGTTGCGGTCGCGACGATCACCCGTCCACAGGTCGCCCCCATCCGTGGAGCAGCCCCGGGCGTGCCGGACCAGCTGGCCGAGGCGTATCTTCTCTGGAGCCGAGGCCAACAGGCCTAA
- a CDS encoding GNAT family N-acetyltransferase — protein sequence MGGTGVKQTNGNWIAVRDEPVPDDVARLLATVPEWFGQPDSNAEYIEAARTKETWTARDADGRVVGVTLVDRHFPHVAEIHLTVVGRAAHGLGVGTAMLAAIEADAVARGVRLLEVKTLGPSHPDTGYAWTRHFYERRGFLPLEETDLWGADTPCLIMVKPLTPSGAGARTPDIA from the coding sequence ATGGGTGGCACTGGCGTAAAGCAGACCAATGGCAACTGGATTGCAGTCCGGGACGAGCCTGTGCCCGACGACGTCGCCCGGCTGCTGGCAACGGTCCCCGAGTGGTTTGGGCAGCCGGACTCAAATGCCGAATACATCGAGGCGGCAAGAACCAAGGAGACGTGGACCGCGCGCGACGCCGACGGGAGGGTTGTCGGGGTCACTCTCGTTGATCGCCACTTTCCCCACGTGGCGGAAATCCATCTCACAGTGGTCGGACGAGCAGCACACGGGCTCGGCGTTGGAACGGCGATGCTCGCGGCTATCGAGGCAGATGCCGTCGCCCGGGGTGTCCGCCTGCTGGAGGTCAAGACCCTCGGCCCCTCTCATCCGGATACCGGGTATGCGTGGACCCGTCACTTTTACGAGAGACGGGGTTTTCTTCCCCTGGAGGAAACGGACCTTTGGGGCGCGGACACGCCCTGCCTGATCATGGTGAAGCCGCTAACTCCGAGCGGGGCGGGCGCGCGAACGCCGGATATCGCATGA
- a CDS encoding MGDG synthase family glycosyltransferase, whose amino-acid sequence MRKTPGRTPKTAAGERVLILSAGVGAGHNSAAAAVQQACAARADVAEVQVLDVLQVSSVLYRALLNKGYFVLVEGLPWLIDWGYDISDRPFRRRGPIDPWTRMNSVPVIDAIKRFRPTAIVCTHFLPAQLLASLLLRGVTNARTAVVTTDYDFQGLSLTGAFHALFLAREEGRVELMALGLPSDRVAAPGIPIATQLKAAPSRDATEPPMLLISAGATGGDYAVSVVRQTLHMRSPFTATVVCGRNDALRQRIEQLVAPAGNRYRVLGFTTEMPQLLRRADLFVGKPGGLSVSECMAAGLPMVMVNPIPGQEVRNGDYLLEQGAAVRCNTSATIGWKIDEVLREPGRLQQMQAAAQRTGRPEAAADVLSRLLDGPSRPLVITRAAQKTILSASEDRVVATDLSGPSALVRLIDSATGSTVALLQAQELEDLQKRYGTPDGSLVLRRSQAFRSLRWEERRLLRAILRGDDTLAVRVERSRPHRPVPQGAAIGPRPPS is encoded by the coding sequence ATGCGCAAAACGCCGGGACGAACCCCCAAGACCGCTGCAGGGGAGCGCGTACTGATCTTGTCCGCAGGTGTGGGCGCCGGGCACAACAGTGCCGCAGCGGCGGTGCAGCAGGCGTGCGCCGCGCGTGCCGACGTCGCAGAGGTCCAGGTTCTGGACGTGCTGCAGGTCAGCAGCGTGCTCTACCGGGCACTGCTGAACAAGGGTTACTTCGTCCTGGTCGAGGGCTTGCCGTGGCTGATTGACTGGGGCTACGACATCAGTGACCGTCCCTTCCGGCGCCGGGGCCCCATAGACCCCTGGACACGGATGAACTCCGTTCCGGTCATTGATGCGATTAAGCGGTTCCGCCCGACCGCGATCGTGTGCACGCATTTCCTGCCCGCCCAGCTGCTGGCATCGCTGCTCCTTCGCGGCGTGACCAACGCGAGGACCGCCGTCGTAACGACGGACTATGACTTCCAGGGGCTGTCCCTTACCGGCGCGTTCCATGCGCTTTTCCTGGCCCGGGAGGAGGGGAGGGTGGAACTGATGGCGCTTGGCCTGCCTTCCGATCGGGTTGCGGCTCCGGGGATTCCCATCGCCACACAGCTGAAGGCCGCGCCCTCCCGCGATGCAACCGAGCCCCCGATGCTGCTGATCTCTGCGGGCGCGACCGGCGGTGACTACGCCGTTTCGGTCGTGCGGCAGACGCTGCACATGCGCTCGCCCTTCACGGCGACGGTTGTGTGCGGACGAAACGATGCCCTGCGGCAGCGTATCGAGCAGCTGGTGGCACCCGCCGGGAACCGCTACCGCGTGCTCGGCTTCACCACGGAGATGCCGCAGCTGCTGCGCCGCGCCGACCTGTTTGTGGGCAAGCCCGGCGGGCTGTCCGTGTCGGAGTGCATGGCTGCCGGCCTGCCCATGGTGATGGTGAACCCCATTCCGGGGCAGGAGGTCCGCAACGGCGACTACCTGTTGGAACAGGGGGCGGCGGTCCGCTGCAACACTTCAGCGACAATTGGCTGGAAGATCGACGAGGTGCTGCGCGAGCCTGGCCGCCTGCAGCAGATGCAGGCCGCGGCGCAGAGGACGGGCCGACCTGAAGCTGCGGCAGATGTGCTGTCCCGACTGCTGGACGGGCCGTCCCGTCCGCTGGTGATAACCCGCGCGGCGCAGAAGACAATCCTCTCCGCCAGTGAGGACCGCGTTGTGGCGACGGATCTGAGCGGACCATCCGCGCTGGTCCGGTTGATCGACTCGGCTACGGGCAGCACGGTCGCCCTGCTGCAGGCCCAGGAGCTGGAGGATTTGCAGAAGCGGTACGGGACCCCGGACGGGAGCCTGGTGCTGCGGCGCAGCCAAGCGTTCAGGTCGCTCAGGTGGGAGGAGCGGCGGCTGCTCCGCGCCATCCTGCGGGGGGATGACACGCTGGCCGTTCGTGTTGAGAGATCCCGTCCTCATCGGCCGGTTCCGCAGGGCGCCGCAATCGGACCGCGTCCGCCCAGCTGA